CGTCGCGGCTCCGCGCGAGCTCCTTTCCCCGCTCGTCGAGCACCCGGAGCGTGAGGCGCAGGTACGGCACCACGGCATCCGCCCGGAGGGACTCCTCCGTCACGTCCATGCCGCACAGGCGGGACACCGCACGCGCGAGCGCTGGAATCATCGGCCCGCGGAAGGGCACCAGTTCCTTCTCGAGACGGTCGACCATTTCCGGCAACGGCCCCAGCTGCTTGCGCTGGGCGCGGGGGAGCTGCTCGAGCAGGGCGGTGAGTTTCTCCCGCTGCCACCCGGGGATGGTCCAGTCGAGCTCACCCGGGACCAACTGGGCGAGCAGCAGCAGCGGCACGCTCAGGGTGATGCCGTCGTCCTCGGCCGAGGGGTCGAAGGTGTACGTCACCGGCACGGACGCGCCGTGCAGGGTGATCGCGTCCGGGTAGTGCGCCGGGGACAGGTCCGGGTCGTGTGAGAGGGCGTCCTCCATCGAGAGGACGAGCACGCCGGGGTCGGCCGCCTCGGCCTTGCGGCGCCAGACCTCGAAGCCCGCTCCGTCCGTCACGTCCGCCGGGGCGCGCTGGTCGAAGAACGTCAGCAGCGCCTCGCTGTCGAGCAGCTCGCTGCGCCGGGCCTTGTCCCGCAGGCGCGCCACGCGCTCGAGCACCTGGCGGTTCTTCTCCTGGAACGCCCCCCGGGTGCGGTATTCGCCGCGCACCAGGGCATGCTCGAGGAACATCAGCCGTGCCCGGGCGGGGTCCATGCTGGCCAGGGCCACGGGGCGCTCCTTGAAGACCTGAAGCCCGAAGAGGGTCGCGTTCTCCTTCACCATGGCGCGCGCGGACTTCTCCGACCAGTGCGGTTCGGAGTAGCTGCGCTTGAGCAGGTGGGGGGCCGCCGCCGCGAGCCACTCCGGGTCGAGCTTCGCCACGGTGCGCGCGAACAGCTGGGACGTCTCCACGAGCTCGAACGCCATCACCCAGGCAGGGGGCTTTTTCGCGAGCGCCGACGAGGGGTGAACCATGAAGCGCGTCTGCTTCGCGCCCGTAAAGTGGCGCTGCTCCGGATGCCACTGGCCGATGCGGGAAAGGAGCCCGGTGAGGAGCGCCTGGTGCAGGACGTCCCCGCGCGCCGGGGCGCCCCGGCCCTTGCGCGGCAGGCGCAGCTCGCGGACGGTCTCCTCGAGCTGGCGCTGGACGTCCCGCCACTCGCGCACCCGCAGGAAGGACAGGAAGTTGTCCCGGCACACGCGCCGCAGATGGGACGTCCCCCGGCCCTCGGCCTCGCGCACGAACGCCCACAGCTTGAGGAGCCCCGTGAAGTCCGAGTGCTCGTCACGGAAGCGCCGGTGCAGCTCGTCCGCCTTCTGCGCGGACTCGCGTGGTCGCTCGCGAGGGTCCTGCAGGTTGAGCGCCGCGGCGACGATGAGCACCTCGTCCAGGCACCCGTACTCGGCGCCGGCGAGAATCATCCGCGCGATGCGCGGGTCCACCGGGAAGCGCGCGAGCTGCTGCCCGAGCGGCGTCAAGGTGCGCTCCTTGCCCTCGATGGCCCCGAGTTCCTCGAGCACCCGCCAGCCCTCGGCGATGGCCCTCGGCTGGGGCGGGTCGAGGAAGGGGAAGTCCTCGACGTCACCGAGGCCGAGGGACTTCATCCGCAGGATGACCCCCGCGAGCCCGGTGCGCTTGATTTCCGGGTCGGTGAAGGCGGGCCGCGTGGTGAAGCTCACCTCGTCGTAGAGGCGCACGCAGATCCCCTCGCGCACGCGGCCGCAGCGCCCTTTGCGCTGGTCGGCGCTGGCCTGGGAGACCGGCTCGATGTGCAGGCGCGTGGTGCCCGAGCGCGACTCGTAGCGCGACAGGCGCGCCACCCCCGTGTCCACGACGTACACGATCCCCGGGATGGTGACCGACGTCTCCGCGACGTTGGTGGCGAGGATGACCCGGCGCTGGGGGATGGTGGCGAAGACGCGCGACTGCTCGGAGGCCGACAGGCGCGCGTACAGGGGTTGCACCACCGTGCCGCGGAGCTCGCGCGCGTTCAGGGCATTCTCGGCCTCGCGGATTTCCCGCTCCCCGGGGAGGAACACGAGGACGTCCCCATCCGGGTCGAGCGAGATCACGTTCGCCACCGCATCGGCGACGGAGTCTGCGAGCTCGGTGTCCTCGGGAGGCGGCTCGTAGAGCACGTCCACCGGAAAGGTACGGCCCTCCACCTGGATGACCGGAGCCCCCCCGAAGAACTGCGAGAAGCGCTCGGTCTCGATGGTGGCCGAGCTCACCACCACCTTGAGGTCGGGGCGCCTGGGGAGGATGCGCTTGAGCCACCCGAGCAGGAAGTCGATCGTGAGGCTGCGCTCGTGGGCCTCGTCGAGCACGATCGTGTCGTAGCGGCGCAGGAGTGGGTCGCTGTGAATCTGCGCGAGCAGGACCCCGTCGGTCATGAACTTCACGGCCGTCTGCCGGGACGAGCGGTCCTCGAAGCGAATCTGGTAGCCGACGTCCGTGCCCAGCTCCGTGCCGAGCTCGCGTGCCACGCGCGCCGCCACGCTCGTCGCGGCGATGCGCCGGGGCTGGGTGACGCCAATCTGGCGCGGGCGGCCGCGCCCCATGGCGAGCAGGACTTTCGGTAGCTGCGTTGTCTTCCCCGAGCCGGTGGCCCCCGCGACAATGACCACCTGATGGGCGGTGATGGCCGCGGTGATGTCCTCCACCCGGCTCGAGATGGGGAGCTCGGGGGGGAAGTGCAGGGTGGGCAAGCCGCCGGGGGTGGGGACGGGTGAGTCGCCGGACATGGCATCATGGCCTATCACTGAAGCGCACGTTCTGCCCCTGCCGAATCGTGTGGGCGCCTGCGCGCCCGGCGTTCCTGGAGGGATTCTCTCTGCACGCCGATACGTACCTGCATGCGCTCGTAGGCCGTCCGCGGACGGAAGAGCGCCATCAGTCGCCGCCCGGTGTCAGGCGAGCGCGTCGGCGAGCGCGGGGAGCTTGCTCGCTTTGCGCGCGTGCTCAGGTTCTCGACGTAGTCGACCGTCTCGCCCGGTCGGCTCGGAGTCTCGCCGCCGGCGAGGGGCTCGGACTCGCGAACCTTCAGCTCCGTGCTGGCTGAGTCGCCCTTGAAGCCCTCCTTCGTCCGGATGACCTCGACTTCGAGCAGGTAGCGCCCGCCGCAGCCTGCGCGGTGGCAATCTTCGTCAGTGCGTTGTTCACGTTACGTGGGTCCTTCGGCTTGGGGTGCGCCAGCGGCGAAGTGCGCTGTCCCACGTCAATGTGTGCGGATTCCGGGAGTGGTTCAGGGCAGGAATGAGGAAGGCAGTCAGGTGGCGAGATGTGTCGTGCTGCCGTGTAACAGGCGGCGCTGACGTGTCAGTGCCTGGGGCTGACACGTCAACCCGCACGCTCAGAACGGGGGATGGCCGCGCATCTCCAGAGAAACAAGGAAGTCGGAATGGCACGAGTGTTGCCATGGGGCTGCCTGCGCAATAAGGGGCGAACCAATAAAATCCCCCCCTTCTGAGCCTCTGTAGCTTGTTGTCCGTTCAATCGATGCGAGGAACCTCAAGAATGAAAGCAACCCTCTTGCTCGTTGTATTCGTCGCCTTCTCTGCCGCTGCTCAAAGCAAGACGGCGAACGTCACCCCCAAACGCTGCGGAGGATCCTCTGGTAAGACGTGTGTCCAGGGGGAGGTATGTGCTGGAGAAAAGACATTCAAAGACGGTCTCGGTGTCTGCGTCATGGGTGCATTTTCAAATCAATGCGCCAACGCCTTGGGCAGCCGCTGCCCGAATAGCACGGACTACTGCATTGAAGACCCGCGTAACGCCGATTGCCCGCCTGGGGTTATGGATTGCGGTAATGGGCTTTGTATTCAGAAGAAGATAGTTGACCAGATTGGGGTGAAATGAGAGGGCGGCGCGGAGTCCCCGCTTGGCCAATAGATGTTAGGGCTCAAGCCAAAGGCCCAGGCCCCTCCGCGCGCCTTTGGGGTTCTCTGATATCAGCACGGTGTCGACATATATTGAGAGTACCTCTTGCTCAAACTGCTCAGCCGAAATTTAGCTTCTGCGGCGTGCCTTCTGTCTCTTCGATGAACCGGGCGAAGTTGCGGGCCTTCTGGAAGGCTCCGACTGGTTCATCGGTGTGCTGGTACAGCTCGACCACCACTTCGTCGGCGAGCGGCCCCTGACGGTGACACCGGCCGATGCATCGGGAGTCCTTGTGTAGCGAGGCCGGTTGACGTGTCAGTTTCTGCGGCTGACGTGTCAACTGGCATGCTCCACAGGGGTTTTGCACCTGTTATCTGTCTTGACGCTGTCGAAGGCGGAACGGCATGATCTTCGCTTCGTGTTACTGATGTCATCCCAGGAGTGATTCAATGAAAATGCATGTCGTAGTAGGTGCAGTGTTCTCGATTCTCTTTTTCTCGGCAGATGCCAAGGCTGAAGATCAAGCGGACGCTGAGTGGACGAAGCACGCCAACAATGCTTGTACCAAGGCGGCGGGGGGAAAGACCGCCACGGTTGTTCCTGATTGGTCGGTGATAAATGTTGAGAAGTGTGGTGGGGTTGAATGCAAGGCGTCTGATGGTCGCAAGTTTCAGGTGAATCTGCCTAATGGAGCCCCTTGTATCAAGTACATGATTGTCACTCCGCCCCCTCGACCAGTGAGAGGGACGTGCAGCAATAGTCAATGTAGAACGTAGGCGGTAAATTGGGGGCACGTTGGCGCTAGCGCTCTGGTGTTTTACACAGTCGTGGGTCGCGAAGTTCTGCTTCTGCGGCGTGCCCTCTGTCTGTTCGATGAACCGGGCGAAGTCGCGGGCCTTCTGGAAGGCCCCGACAAGCTCGTCGGTGTGCTGGTACAGCTCGACCTCAACTTCATCGGCGAGCTGCCCCTGACGGTGGCGCCGGCCGATAGCCTGTTCCCACGCAACGCCATCGGCCGGTGGATTCACGAACAGCATCCGCGAGAACATCGTCAGATTCTTCCCCGTACCGCGAGCACGAAGCGAAGCGACGATGGACCGCTTCCCACTCTCCCGGATGATGGTCGCCGACGCTTCCGGGCCGCCGCCATGGAAGGGCACGCCCGCCGCCTTTGCGATACGCTGGCCAAGTTCCGGGAACTCAACCCATGCGATTCCCGGCGCAACATGGTTGACGCTGGTGTAGTCGGGTCGAACCTCGAGGAGTTCGCGCGCCTTCTTCTCGATGCCGTGACGAGCCGGAACTACGCGCTGCTCGCCGCCCTGGTGGTGGTGGTGCTCGTCGACCTGCTGCGGAAGTTCGGTGGCGGGTTCATCCCGTTCTTCAATACCGACAGGGGCGGCGCGGTCCTCGTGCTTGGCGTCTCCCTCGCTGGAGCGGTAGCGAACGCACTTGCCGCTGGGGCGCCATTCACCCTGGCGCTGCTGCTGACTGCGCTGCAAGTCGCCCTGACGGCTGCTGGTGGCTTCACCATCATCAAGCGGATTCTATTCAGGAGTGCCGCCATTGCCCGCGCCGAACTTGCGGGAGCGCTTGCCGCTGGGCAGGTCGCGGAGAAAGCGGCGCGATTGCCGTCCTGGAGCAACTCGACTCCCGGGGCGGCAAGTGAAGCTCGGCGCGCTCGTGCTGGCCGTACTGCTCGCGCTTCCCGCGTCGGGCTCAGAGGTCATCAGCGTCGAGCGCGCTCAGCTCTTCCCCGATGGAGGCACAGCAGCCGTAGAGGTGGAGGGCGGCTGCTGGCTGTCGGAAAGCCGCTGCATTCGAACCGCTTCGGAGATTGCGCGGCTGCGAGCCGAGAACGAATCGTTACGCCAGCAGGCGGGGGACGTGTCCTTCACGGTCGCCGTTGTGGCCTTGCTTGCCGGGCTTGGGGCCGGGTTCGCCGTTGCGAGGCTCGCGAACTGATAGTGGGCGGCTACGGAATCGGCGCGGTTGGTCTGGGACCTCGCGACGCCGTGAACTACGTACTCACCGCAGCCGCCCGAACGCCTTCATACATAGGAGGGACCAACAAGCCAAGAGTGGGGCAGGGGGGGACCGCTCGCCACACGGGGCGTGTTGGCCTGTAGGAAATAGGCCCACTGCGCGAGTATCCGCGATGGTAGCCTTCCGATTCGGGAGGTCATGCGCCATTGCTCCAGCCGTCTAGATTGGCCCTTGCTCTCGCGCTCGTATGGGGCGCTGCCGTGGAGGCCCAACCTTCAGCCGCAGCCCGCATGCGGAGAGAGCGTGTTGTCACGGTTCCTGGAGCTGCGGCAGAGCCCCTTCCTGTCGTCCATGTCGCGCATGACACGCCGACACTTCTCCTGTTCCCGGCCCCTATCAACCGGAAGACTCTGACCTTCGACGAGTCGCGGATTCGCATCCTGGATGCTGGTGAGCGGTCCGTCATCGTTCAGCCCGTGGCGGACCTTCCCGAAGGTGAGCGCTACGAAGTCGGGGTCTTCTTCGCGGATGGCCGGGCTCCTGCGCGAGCCGCCTTCTCACTGGTCACAGACCCGGCCGAAGTGGACACTCGAATTGATGTTCAACGCCCTGAGCTGGCGGATATGGCTTGCCCGGTAGACGTGCCGCGAACGCCTCGGCCCGAAGACTTCGTGCTGCTGGGGTATGTTGACAAGGAAGGCGTAACGGCGACGCCCATCAAACTCCACGCTGATTCGGAGCGAGGATTCTCAGTAATTTCAGCGATGGCTTATCGTGGACAGGGATGGGTATTAGTCGATGCTACTATTCGAAACTATCCCGGGCGGGCACCTTGGGTGCCACGAGAGGCTATGTTGACGGGGCGAGCCGGCTTGCCGCTGCGTGCTCGGCTTGTGACAGTGGACGAAGGTGCATTCGTTCCAGGTGGATTCGGACGCATTCTCGCTGTTGCTGAGACAGCGCAGTTGAGCAATAGCCCAGTTTACACTTTGGAAGTGGTTGGAGATGGTCGCACGCTTACGATTCCCAATGTGAGGTTGCCAAAGGCTGTCTCCGGGGGAACTCCATGAACGTGATTTCGTTGTTTCCGCCCCCTGGAACGACCATCGACGGATGGAGTGTTGTTCGGGAGCTTGGAAACGGAGGGTTTGCAGTCGTCTACCTCGTCGAGAAGCACGGTCTCAGATGCGCGCTCAAGTTGGCGCGCCACCGGGATTCGAGTGGGGACGACAAGCAGACTCACGCACGGACGCTTCGGGAGCTTTCGGCCCTCCTCCTCCTGGACCATCCGAACATCGTCAAGCACCGTGGGTATGGATACTCTGAGCAGGGGAATGTCTATCTCGCGCTTGAGTACGTAGATGGGTGGACCCTTGCCGAATGGGCGGAGCGTAAACACCCCACGGTTCAGGAGGTTTTGCATGTCTTCGACAAGATTTCCGCCGCGCTTTCGTACATGCACGGCCGTGGTGTCCTGCATCGGGATTTGAAACTGTCCAACGTTCTGATTCGGAAGAGCGATGGAGAGCCGGTCATCATCGACTTTAGCTGTGCAAGCTACTCGTTGGCCGAAGAGCTGACGGATTGGGGCTTGCCGCCGGGAACTGACCGCTTTCGTGCGCCGGAACAGTTCACATGGCTCCGGGAGCACAAGGCCGAACAGCGAGCGAAGTACGCCTTCCAAGTTGCGGACGAGATTTTCGCCGTCGGGGCGATGCTCTATGAGTTGCTGACCGACCCCCGACCGACGGAGGTTCAAGCGCGAGTTACGCTCAACAGCACCGTCATGAAGCCGCCTCCTGCGCGTGCGTTGAACGTGCGTGTTCCGGAAGCGCTGAACGACCTCGTTGATTGCATCCTGTCGCGTGAACCGGCAAGGCGCCCTGTCGACACTGAGGCGTTGCGCCGGGAGCTGGGCGAACTCCTGGCCTATTCGAGCGCGGAGTACCTATCCCCGGTGCATCCGCCGTCCGAACAGCGGCCATTGGAGCCGCCGGATCAGGTGATGCCCGAAGTTGCCAACCCGCGCCTTCCTGTGTCGCCAACGCGTTCTGGTCGGGAGAGGTGGGGACTCGCGGCGGGCTTGGCTGCCCTCATCGCGCTTACCGTGGCCGGGAGCTTCTTGCTCAGCCGAGGGGAACCCACGGAGTCCGGGGCGCAGACCGTCGTTGGTGTGTCGCGCCCGCAGATCCCTCCACATTCCGCGCCGCTCACGTCGACTGCCCCTGCTATGTCACCACCAAGCCCCCCGCCCATGACGCTGACGGGCCTTGCGACTGCCGTTCCGAAGGAAGGTTCAACCGTGAAGACGCCTCCGTCACCTGAGTCCCCACTCCAAGGACGCCCGTCACGCGGGAGAACGAAGGCCGCCGCTGCTGCCGACTGCGCGACGATGACTCTCGTTGCGGCACTCGCGGCAGGTTGCCCCAGTGCCCAGATTCGACCTGAAGCGTTCACTTGCCCGGCTGGTGCGGAGGAGGTGATGCAGGAGGATCTCCGCTGGAAGGTGAATCAGAGTTTCGCGCTCACCTTGGATGCCCGCCATGAGACGGACGCCTACGTTTGGTTCACTGCGGGGGCGGAGGTGATGGGGGTCGTTCCAAAGGGCGTTCCATCAGCCCAAAGGGCGGTCGCCCCTCCCGGAACGCGCTTCTACGGCAAGGCATACTTCCTTTCCGATCGAATGGGCCGCTCTGAGGGGCCTGCGCTGGTCATCCGCTACGATCGTGTGAAGCTCCCTGGGCAGGACGAGCGCCCGGTTTGCTTCGTCGTCGAGTCGCCTTCCAAGGGGTACGAAGATGGCAGGGTGAAGGCGTACAACTTAGGTGGCGGCTACGTCGTAGACCGTTGGCCCTGAGCGTCGCGAAAGACGTAATAGGTAGGAGGTCAACTTCGGGCCGAACGCGCCGTTTTGACCCCATGACCTGTGAGGGCGTTCCCTCAACCGGATGCCGCAGGTAGCGTTTTCCTCGTCGCGTTGGTTGCGAGTTCGCACACGAGGGGCAACGGCATGTCGAAGGCAATCGAGTTCAAGATCCCACGGGGGGCGATCCTCTTTTCGGCGGGCGGAGTCGGCTACGAGTACCGCGAGGACTTAGGGCCGGCTCACCACGGGATGTCCCTGTTCGTAGCGAGGCTGCGGGCCGCGTCCGGCGCGCCGCGTGGGAAGGTGCTGCTCAAGGCGGTTCCGGCTCCATCGGAAACGGACGGCGCCCGGGTCATGCGTGCGCGCGCGAAGCTCGACGAGCAGGTTCGCCTTGCGGCCTTCCTCAAGCACCCGGCCATCCTCAAGGTTCATGGGCTGCACAAGGTCGAGGGCTATTGGTACGTCAGCACGGAGCACCCGGACGGCCACTCCCTGAATGAGTTGCTGACGCTCGTTGGTGAGAGTCAGCGATGGTTCTCGCCGCTCTTCGTGCTCTATGTCGGGGCGCAGGTCGCAGCGGCTCTTGAGCACGCGCACGCCGCGAAGGACGAGCAGGGACGGCCGCTAAACATCGTTCATCGAGCCGTTGACGTTGAGCACATCTTCGTCAACTGGGACGGGACGGTTCAGCTCGCCGACTTCGGCCTCGCGCTGTCCGACTTGCCGGGGCGCGTAGCTTCATCCGCGCGCGGCCCTTTGGGGGACCACTTCTACTCATCACCGGAGATGCTGCTCGGAGGGAGCGTCGACGCCCGCGCCGACCTCTTCACGCTGGGCGTCGTGCTGCTCGAACTGGCAACGGGGAAGAACCTGCTTTTCTGCCCGGACGACATCACGCCCGACGTCATGGCCTCGTTGCCCACGAAGAAGCGTCGGCGGGTTGCTCGGGCGGTCAAGCGGGCTACGCTCGCAGGGGCGCCGCCGTTGGTGGCCGACGCAATTTGGCGCGCGGCGACACTGACGGTTGCGGACGTAGACGCAATGACCGAAGGGCTCCCCCAGGGCCTGCGAGTGACGCTGAACCGGCTACTTCGGGTTGCCCCTCGGGAGCGTTACCAGTCGGCGGGGGAGTTGGCGGCCGACCTGACGGCCTGGCTTGGCGGCACTTTCGCGAAGGCCGACGCCGCAGCCGAGCTGAAGTCTCGGCCTGCTCAGGCAGAAGCGGCGCTGGATTCGATGGCGACCCTGCCGCCTCGCGGTCGCGGCAAGCGCAAGCCGGATAATGTGACGACGGCGTGATTGATGTGCTTCTGAGCCAGTCGACGCAGTCGGGAAACAGGCTGCGTTGGCCCGCGAAGGAACAACACGGAGCGGCCAAAAACAAACGGGGTTGGACGGTTTGATCCGTCCAACCCCGCGTTTTTACAGTGTCCCCGACGGGATTCGAACCCGTGTTACCGGCTTGAAAGGCCAGCGTCCTGGGCCTCTAGACGACGGGGACAGCACACCTTCACTTCAACTACATGAGTCGCGGGGGGCTCGAACCCCCGACCCTCGGCTTAAAAGGCCGGTGCTCTACCAGCTGAGCTAGCGACTCGCACTATTCTTTTTTAAATTTTTCGCCACCACCCCGGAAGCCCCCGGGGCAGGCGCTTCCTACCAGCACTCGGCGACGCTTTCCACTGGCGAGCGCATGGGGCTGTTTCTGACACGCCCCGACCGCTTTCCGGTGAACGTCAGGGCCAGCGCCCTTCGCCGCGTGTCACCCCAGGGCGATATACAGGAACCATGTCCCAGGACGTACATCCGGATGAACAGGAGACCGAGGACGACGCCGAGCGGGCCCCGTTCCGCCGCTACCTCACCCGGGCGGGCGCCGAGCGCCTGCACCGCGAGCTCGTCCACCTTCTCAACGAGGAGCGCCCCAAGGTGACGGCCGAGGTCTCCGCTGCCGCCGCTCAGGGCGACCGCTCCGAGAACGCCGAGTACATCTACGGGAAGAAGCGCCTGCGCGAAATCGACCGCCGCCTCCGTTTCCTCCAGAAGCGCCTGGACACCGCCACCATCGTCACGCCCGCCGAGCAGACCGACCGCTCCCGCGTCTTCTTCGGGGCGACGGTGAGCCTGGAGGACGAGGACGGCGGCCGCAGCACCTACCAGATCGTGGGTTCCGACGAGATTGACGCCTCGGGCGGGCGCATCAGCGTCGAATCCCCCATGGGGCGGGCGCTCCTTCGCAAGGCCGTGGGAGACTCGGTCGAGGTGCGGCGGCCGCGCGGGGACATCGAACTCACGGTGGTGGACATCCGCTACGAATAGGTGGAAGCCATGCCTCGGATTCAGCCCATCAACCCCCGCTACCGTCGCATCTATCAGGCGCTGAGCGGGCCGGACCTGGCCGTTTCCGAGAGCGCGGGGATGACCCTGGAAGACCTGGGGCTGGGCAGCGCCGAAGCCTCCCGCGGGGACCT
This window of the Myxococcus xanthus genome carries:
- the hrpA gene encoding ATP-dependent RNA helicase HrpA, with translation MSGDSPVPTPGGLPTLHFPPELPISSRVEDITAAITAHQVVIVAGATGSGKTTQLPKVLLAMGRGRPRQIGVTQPRRIAATSVAARVARELGTELGTDVGYQIRFEDRSSRQTAVKFMTDGVLLAQIHSDPLLRRYDTIVLDEAHERSLTIDFLLGWLKRILPRRPDLKVVVSSATIETERFSQFFGGAPVIQVEGRTFPVDVLYEPPPEDTELADSVADAVANVISLDPDGDVLVFLPGEREIREAENALNARELRGTVVQPLYARLSASEQSRVFATIPQRRVILATNVAETSVTIPGIVYVVDTGVARLSRYESRSGTTRLHIEPVSQASADQRKGRCGRVREGICVRLYDEVSFTTRPAFTDPEIKRTGLAGVILRMKSLGLGDVEDFPFLDPPQPRAIAEGWRVLEELGAIEGKERTLTPLGQQLARFPVDPRIARMILAGAEYGCLDEVLIVAAALNLQDPRERPRESAQKADELHRRFRDEHSDFTGLLKLWAFVREAEGRGTSHLRRVCRDNFLSFLRVREWRDVQRQLEETVRELRLPRKGRGAPARGDVLHQALLTGLLSRIGQWHPEQRHFTGAKQTRFMVHPSSALAKKPPAWVMAFELVETSQLFARTVAKLDPEWLAAAAPHLLKRSYSEPHWSEKSARAMVKENATLFGLQVFKERPVALASMDPARARLMFLEHALVRGEYRTRGAFQEKNRQVLERVARLRDKARRSELLDSEALLTFFDQRAPADVTDGAGFEVWRRKAEAADPGVLVLSMEDALSHDPDLSPAHYPDAITLHGASVPVTYTFDPSAEDDGITLSVPLLLLAQLVPGELDWTIPGWQREKLTALLEQLPRAQRKQLGPLPEMVDRLEKELVPFRGPMIPALARAVSRLCGMDVTEESLRADAVVPYLRLTLRVLDERGKELARSRDADALLKQHGGHARAALRSAAPPSDWERKGLTAWTFGELPPVVPRRVGGLEVRSYPALVDRGAAVDLVLLETSSAAEAATRTGVRRLLMLAARGHVAVSAARMPLPFPSLDGAPPARGQADAFRALVLARSVDDAFKLAPGAPLPRTKAAFEALVREGSPRIESAARDWANAIVVTSAELAATLAALKAASKGPSGAAAVRDIRSQLGHLFPANLIEWIPFVRLLHYPRYLRAAQARLSRAVANPSKDAGKAAPFTPLWETFLARRATVRDQEAAQELRWAFEELRVAIFAPEVTTPVSVTVAKVGAALTALR
- a CDS encoding DUF2381 family protein → MLQPSRLALALALVWGAAVEAQPSAAARMRRERVVTVPGAAAEPLPVVHVAHDTPTLLLFPAPINRKTLTFDESRIRILDAGERSVIVQPVADLPEGERYEVGVFFADGRAPARAAFSLVTDPAEVDTRIDVQRPELADMACPVDVPRTPRPEDFVLLGYVDKEGVTATPIKLHADSERGFSVISAMAYRGQGWVLVDATIRNYPGRAPWVPREAMLTGRAGLPLRARLVTVDEGAFVPGGFGRILAVAETAQLSNSPVYTLEVVGDGRTLTIPNVRLPKAVSGGTP
- a CDS encoding serine/threonine protein kinase; translation: MNVISLFPPPGTTIDGWSVVRELGNGGFAVVYLVEKHGLRCALKLARHRDSSGDDKQTHARTLRELSALLLLDHPNIVKHRGYGYSEQGNVYLALEYVDGWTLAEWAERKHPTVQEVLHVFDKISAALSYMHGRGVLHRDLKLSNVLIRKSDGEPVIIDFSCASYSLAEELTDWGLPPGTDRFRAPEQFTWLREHKAEQRAKYAFQVADEIFAVGAMLYELLTDPRPTEVQARVTLNSTVMKPPPARALNVRVPEALNDLVDCILSREPARRPVDTEALRRELGELLAYSSAEYLSPVHPPSEQRPLEPPDQVMPEVANPRLPVSPTRSGRERWGLAAGLAALIALTVAGSFLLSRGEPTESGAQTVVGVSRPQIPPHSAPLTSTAPAMSPPSPPPMTLTGLATAVPKEGSTVKTPPSPESPLQGRPSRGRTKAAAAADCATMTLVAALAAGCPSAQIRPEAFTCPAGAEEVMQEDLRWKVNQSFALTLDARHETDAYVWFTAGAEVMGVVPKGVPSAQRAVAPPGTRFYGKAYFLSDRMGRSEGPALVIRYDRVKLPGQDERPVCFVVESPSKGYEDGRVKAYNLGGGYVVDRWP
- a CDS encoding serine/threonine protein kinase, whose product is MSKAIEFKIPRGAILFSAGGVGYEYREDLGPAHHGMSLFVARLRAASGAPRGKVLLKAVPAPSETDGARVMRARAKLDEQVRLAAFLKHPAILKVHGLHKVEGYWYVSTEHPDGHSLNELLTLVGESQRWFSPLFVLYVGAQVAAALEHAHAAKDEQGRPLNIVHRAVDVEHIFVNWDGTVQLADFGLALSDLPGRVASSARGPLGDHFYSSPEMLLGGSVDARADLFTLGVVLLELATGKNLLFCPDDITPDVMASLPTKKRRRVARAVKRATLAGAPPLVADAIWRAATLTVADVDAMTEGLPQGLRVTLNRLLRVAPRERYQSAGELAADLTAWLGGTFAKADAAAELKSRPAQAEAALDSMATLPPRGRGKRKPDNVTTA
- the greB gene encoding transcription elongation factor GreB, encoding MSQDVHPDEQETEDDAERAPFRRYLTRAGAERLHRELVHLLNEERPKVTAEVSAAAAQGDRSENAEYIYGKKRLREIDRRLRFLQKRLDTATIVTPAEQTDRSRVFFGATVSLEDEDGGRSTYQIVGSDEIDASGGRISVESPMGRALLRKAVGDSVEVRRPRGDIELTVVDIRYE